The Candidatus Accumulibacter similis genome has a segment encoding these proteins:
- the minC gene encoding septum site-determining protein MinC yields the protein MQRTNKIPQPIEFKGTTLPIVVITLRSLQVDELARAATALFGGSDFFDGDAAVLDLAQLVDVPEPDWRRLKQLFKAHGLNVIGVRGGSEELRYGAAFAGLPTYAVGDRPATVTAARAAATSPPATVEATDAPPAESAAAVVARTPTLFVNRPLRSGQQVYARGGDLVVLAAVNAGAEVIADGSIHIYAPLRGRALAGAAGAADARILCTRFDAELVSVAGLYRTFDGGVPHEVAGRPVQVRLAECVERDTNRLIVEALSTD from the coding sequence GCCGATCGTCGTCATCACCCTGCGTTCGCTGCAGGTAGACGAACTGGCTCGGGCCGCCACGGCGCTGTTCGGTGGCAGTGACTTCTTCGACGGCGATGCAGCCGTGCTCGACCTCGCGCAACTCGTCGATGTGCCCGAGCCCGACTGGCGACGGCTGAAGCAGCTGTTCAAGGCGCATGGCCTGAACGTCATTGGCGTTCGCGGTGGCAGCGAAGAGTTGCGTTACGGCGCCGCTTTTGCGGGCCTGCCGACCTATGCGGTCGGCGACCGCCCGGCCACCGTTACAGCCGCCCGCGCAGCGGCCACCAGTCCGCCAGCCACTGTCGAGGCGACCGACGCCCCGCCGGCAGAATCGGCGGCGGCGGTTGTCGCCAGGACGCCAACGCTGTTCGTCAACCGACCCTTGCGTTCCGGACAACAGGTGTACGCCCGCGGTGGCGACCTCGTCGTCCTGGCCGCGGTCAACGCGGGCGCCGAGGTGATTGCCGACGGCAGCATCCACATATACGCGCCTTTGCGCGGACGCGCACTGGCCGGCGCCGCCGGCGCTGCCGATGCGCGCATCCTGTGCACCCGCTTCGACGCCGAGTTGGTCTCGGTGGCGGGACTATACCGGACTTTCGACGGCGGCGTTCCGCACGAAGTGGCTGGCCGGCCCGTCCAGGTGCGACTGGCAGAGTGTGTCGAGCGCGACACCAACCGGTTGATCGTCGAAGCACTGAGTACCGACTGA